One genomic segment of Thunnus albacares chromosome 18, fThuAlb1.1, whole genome shotgun sequence includes these proteins:
- the LOC122968300 gene encoding probable G-protein coupled receptor 21 yields the protein MMNSSLDPLNQSSADPSNFSAPFCLLEIGYSQIFSTCLLEVSIILLLTVLIISGNLVVIFVFHCAPLLSQHTTSAFIQTMAYADLLVGVSCLFPSLSLLHHLQGLDPKLTCQVFGYMVSVLKSVSMASLACVSVDRYIAITRPLTYASLVTPCRVRCCIALIWLYSALVFLPSFLGWGKPGYHGDVVEWCAVEWRTRPAFTTFIVALLYAPAALTVCFTYANIFKICRQHTREISERHARYRPQQLQGPGMTVGSMVKDNSAVEQGQLPHLSQQKPLHHQPQYQQPTSTYPDKRYAMVLFRITSVFYILWLPYILYFLLESGGIYHHPAASFLTTWLAISNSFCNCLIYSLSNSAFRKGLKRLCSFCLQRSGSGFGVRNTKKAFLGSVEKGCAGPGYGYGHGEIGIGTTCHV from the coding sequence ATGATGAATTCCTCCTTGGATCCACTGAACCAGAGCTCTGCTGACCCGTCAAACTTCTCTGCTCCCTTTTGCCTGCTTGAGATAGGCTATTCCCAGATTTTCAGCACCTGCCTCCTTGAGGTCTCTATCATACTTCTCCTCACTGTTCTCATTATTTCTGGTAACCTCGTGGTGATTTTCGTGTTTCACTGTGCTCCTTTGCTTAGCCAGCACACCACTAGTGCTTTCATCCAGACTATGGCATATGCTGATCTGCTGGTGGGGGTCAGCTGCCTCTTCCCTTCCCTGtccctcctccatcacctccaggGCCTCGACCCCAAACTCACCTGCCAGGTGTTCGGGTACATGGTATCTGTTTTGAAGTCAGTTTCAATGGCATCGTtagcatgtgtgagtgtggacCGCTACATCGCCATCACACGACCATTGACTTATGCGTCCTTAGTAACACCCTGTCGAGTGCGCTGCTGCATTGCTCTAATATGGTTGTACTCTGCTCTGGTGTTTCTACCATCTTTCCTTGGATGGGGGAAACCTGGTTACCACGGTGATGTGGTAGAGTGGTGCGCAGTTGAGTGGAGGACTCGTCCGGCTTTCACAACCTTTATCGTTGCGCTGCTCTATGCCCCAGCTGCGCTCACCGTCTGCTTCACCTACGCCAATATCTTCAAGATCTGCCGACAGCACACCCGGGAGATCAGTGAGCGCCACGCGCGTTACCGACCCCAACAGCTGCAGGGTCCAGGAATGACAGTGGGATCTATGGTCAAGGACAACAGTGCGGTAGAGCAAGGACAGTTGCCCCACTTGTCTCAACAAAAACCTCTACACCACCAACCACAGTATCAGCAGCCCACATCAACATACCCAGACAAACGTTATGCTATGGTATTGTTCCGCATTACCAGCGTGTTTTATATCCTCTGGTTGCCCTACATCCTCTACTTTCTGTTGGAAAGTGGAGGGATCTATCACCACCCAGCAGCGTCGTTTCTCACCACATGGCTGGCCATCAGCAACAGCTTCTGTAACTGTCTCATCTACAGCCTCTCCAACTCTGCCTTCAGGAAGGGCCTCAAACGCCTCTGCTCTTTCTGTTTACAGCGCAGTGGCAGTGGCTTTGGGGTTAGGAACACCAAAAAAGCTTTCCTTGGTTCTGTTGAAAAGGGATGTGCAGGGCCAGGGTATGGATATGGCCATGGGGAAATAGGAATTGGCACCACATGTCATGTGTAG